CCAGCCTCCTCAGTGTCATACTTATTTTGCAGTGCGTCCCAGATTTCCTTAGCATTTTGGTCAGAATTATAATAGTCATACAAGTCATCAGATAAACCATTGAGAATGAAATTTTTGCATAAAAAATCATTTTCGACCCAAGCATCTAAAGCCTTAGTTTGTTTGTCTTTTTCATCGTTGTCATCCTTTTCAGATACAGTAGGCTTATCAGTAGTGAGAGCTGTGTTAACCTTTTTGATTGTGAGGAAAAATAACATCTTCTGTTTCCATCTTTTAAAGTGGTTACCCTCAAAACGAAATGGTTTGTTTATGTCAACAACACCAGAGTTATCATCGGTAGTCATGGCAGAAACTAAACGTCTTAAAATTGTTAGAATAAGTTGCTGCAGAAATAAAAAAAGAACGAAATTACCGAATGATTATCTGGGTTGAGTCGCGGActaggtcgctctctttaagacatTCGCGGCACTGCCCAGAATTCGTGCAAGCAGACTATCAGCCCCGTcatccccaggataaaacagcccaGTCTAAACTGTGATCGGACCTCCACTGCACTGTAGAGAACTGTCGTATACCACACCCTGATGATACTACTGCTCGAATTTTTAATCGTAAAAATTTATGATGAAGAGAGTTATTTTTTTCTGAAAAGAGATATCTCGTTCTGAAAAGTAATCgctctttttaaagaaaaaattggATCTTAATTAACGGGAATAAAGACGTTTTATTAAAACGTGGGAGAGGCATGGCAGTTGAAATCCTGAAAAATCTGAAGAGATTAAGTATTCAGTTTACCACTTATTAACcacgtttttattaaataaaaaatatttaataaataatgttttttttagaaaaaataataaggtGCACACCACACCAACTAGCTCAGACGGATGGCAGCGCGTGCGTGTGGTGGTCAGGTGAGCCTTTGTGTGACTCCTCCCTCTCccacaaaagtgggtaccccttggggcacaaccCCAAGGCTCAAGTCCACACTCTATATACCCTTACAAGAGAGTATTCTAAACCAATGTGGGACTCTTCCTCTAGAGAGTCATTAAAGcacattttctattttttttaataattcatactcatatatattataagttccaACAGTATGTGTAACATTTTATACTATCTGCCTTTTTTTTGAAAGAATTATTCTGTCTGTCTTGTATATTTAACTTTTCTGAATATTCACATATGCATTCTGACCACATTAGTCTTTACTTACAGTACTATCTGACAATGATTATTGTATATAACAAGATAATCTTGACtgtttaattattgtttcctgcATTTACTTGTGTTTTTCCCTGTTTTCATTAACTATTCAAAAACTACAGTCTCTCCGAAATTCCAAATcactttgtaaaatatttacaccAAACGATTGTttcaattattcaaattaaatgattttttttgacAAATCATAATAGATCACTAATATACAGAGAAAGAACACTCTAAATGTCTGACTTTATATATTCTTTCAACTATTTATTTTAATGGAATATATCCTCTCCCAAATACACTCCTTACAAATATTTATTCAACTACaagatggaaaaaaaaaaatatgtccaAAATAAGCAGCCCAAATATGGTTTCATTTGTCGAGGTTTTCGGGTTCACAAAATGCAGTGAAATAAATATATCAATGATTAATCAAGAGGATAATTATAATAACCCTCAATCCAAACTATTGGTTACGAAGTCTACTACTAATAGACTCTACAAAATCTCctatgtaatttatatatatagtagtGTTGTATATGATGATCAATGAAATCTGTATAGTATGTCTTAAATCATTCTTACTTACAAAGAAAGAGCAAAGCATAGGAAACACCGTCCAAATAACTTTAGCATTAGCCTTTTAAATGCTATTAACAGCTCAACCAAAAAATAAAATAGTTGGGACATCAGCTGCATATATACTTAGACCCCTTTTTCCATGGTCAAGTATATAAAGCAAGCAAATGCAAATGCAAAAGACATTGTGCCGTTATTCCTCTTCATCAAATTCCAAGCCTGGTATGTATTCCAAACTCACGTCGAAGATGACTGGACTATTTGGAGCCACCCTTGGCCTTCCTGGAGCTGAGGTTAGACCTTTGGGGAATGCCAACTGATCCAGAAACACACCAAAGTTAAAATATCCAACCAAGCATGTGTAGATTATTTTCAAAcgagtaaaaaaaaataatagtaattaaGCCAAAGGTGAAAAGAACAGGTCTTAACTGAGCCTGGAATGTAGAGTCGGCGCTTCCCTCCAGCTTTCATGCTCAGCAGGCCTTCATCAAGTCCCTGAATCACCTGTTTTACTGGTTTATGTTAGCAAATATTAGAATTCatttcactttttttttccttttggaaGAAGAGGAAAATAGGTTTCACTCCTGCTTAGGAACTATATAATATCTAACTGATCTGCAAAATCATTTTGTCTTACCTGACCAGAGCCAACACGAAAAATGTAAACCTGACCCTTCTCAAGAGAGCTGCAAATTAACACGTTTAGTGAAAACAAATTCAGGAAAAGGGCATGTGATGTCATGTGCTTATTTTTTTTTACCTGTCAAATATTTGTCCAGATGGAACCATGGCTACATAATTAGCAGCCACCTGAAGTTAAGAGAGTCAGACACAATGGCAACCAAGTCAAATGTGCAAGCAAAGAGGTTCACTACAATGCATGTTGGATCAGCTCAAAAAGAAGAGATTACTCTCAAAATTTGACACAAACTAGTGAATCAGTAGGAAACGAACTTCTAAGGATTCGTCTTTAGTCAGAATAATGCATAGCCAAAGCCATTTTACACACCTGAAAACCGACCGGAGGACTAGGACCGTTACCGACTTTGATGTCCTTGAACTGCAAACCAGATTCTGTAGTTACCATAGGTACCTGCAATGAAGATAAATCTTTTGTAAGATTAGTCTCTGCCGAGTAATATGATTTTCTTAAAGAGTAAAGCTATGTCAAGCTGTTACAACTTACAAGATCAACACTATAATGGCTACAATTTATCACCTAATTAAAGCTTTAATAACTGTCAAAACATGAAAAACCTTCCTTGGTAGCTCAACAGAAAAGAACACCACTAAGTTTAGATTGAAATAGACAAAACCAGCAGCACAAGACCAAGTTTAGATAACCTCAGCAACAAACAATGGTATCAAAACAGAACAAATAGAACAGCAGCACACAAAGAACAACATAATCAAACTTTTAAGCGGTTCAACCATGGGAGCTCACAGTAGCTCAATCCACTACTAACTCCAGCAACAGTCAAGTACAAGCCAACTCAGAAAGTATTTCCCAATCTCTTTCAAGAACCCTAAACTCTCGAGTATTTCTCCTTTCAAGTTGAACTTGAAGTCgaagttataaaaaaaatgaaattactTTTTGAGATATATATATACTCAGTTGCAAGCAATAATATCTGAACAAACTGACATAACAGAAAAAGTAACAATATCACAAGAACCAATATTAAGTGATGGAATTGGAGATGGTATAGAAAATCTTAGTGAAATCCCATTATTGTATTTAGCAAATAACAATGTGTCGTACTCTTAGTTTGGTCTGCCTTAGTTGCAAATATTTCAAGAATAATCACATTATAGAGTTAAAAAGACCCAAAAAAGATGTTGTAGATAAGGGGGTAGGTAATCTCACCATACATTTTCAAGCTCCTTTTCACAAGCATCATCACAGAGCTTAGGCTTGTCCTCAGGAGGCAACCCAGCTCCATTGGCTGCAAATGACTCAACAAAGAGACTTGAAGCTCCAAACATCAATCCAATAACTTCCCTTCTTCGCTTACTTAGCTTAAATTCATCACAATTTGAAGCCTTGAGTTCCAAGTTAGAACATCTCACAACAACACTTGGAAATTTCCTACTACAAATCCCTCGGGAGCTATCGAATGGGCTTTTACCTAACACACAAATTGGGTTGTATAAGATGTAACAATAGATTAGATAATGGCATTATGAACAATTCAAGTCAAAATAAAAGTGGGTTTTACCTAATGGAAGCAGCAGAGTTGAAGAAGAAGATGCCATTAGTACGAGAAACTGGAAACTTTCAAGTTTGTAACGTTCAGAAACGGATAACGATATCTTTCTGGTTAATATTGGTTTGTGTCACAGAGGGCTGAGTCAGCGCTTGAAGGTTATTTTGGTCAATTTATGGTCTTAAATGGGCCACTTACAACGTGTTATAACCTTAGGCCCAATGAGCCAATTAAGTGGGAATATACCATAAAACCTGAACACCGGATATCTTTGGTGGTTAGAATTGATTTGTGAACACAAAACTGAGTCAACggtttaagggtattttagtcaatTTAATATCTTAATTGGGCCGGTTGTAACTTGGATAATAATAGGCCCAAAAAAGCCCGTTAAGGGGGAAAAGAGTAGAGACCTCAAAACCTGAACACCGGAGAATCTCTCTCTGACAATTTCTGGTAAGTGGGAGTGATCAGTAATCGTTTTCAATCCTATCTGAATACCCAAATCTCTGCATTTCAACTGAATTTTGCCCCCAACAATGGCCGCCAAACCACATATATTTACGGGATTAACCCTCGCGTCCACGCCTGCCTCTTCTTCCTGCTCTAACAGCCTCAGTCTATGTGTGGTCAAGAGGCCTCTCACGACGTCATTCTTCGGTGCCGGAGGTACGTCCCTCTATTGGGTTTTTCCCAATCTTCATTCTACTTTCTGGGTATCTCATGAATTTTCAATTTGTTCTCAACTGAGTTGCTTTTTGGGCTCGAATTCATGTTATTGATATGGTAAATACTAGTCTAAGAGTTCAACCTCGAGTGAACAGAACCTAACTTTTGACTGAGAGTGTTAATACGATGCTGTTAGTTTTGTGAATCTTCTTATTGTTTAGTAAAATTTGTAACTTCATTACATTATTGCGAAACTGAAACTACATAGCTTTGATGATTTTGATGGATTGGAGTCCAAGAAAATTGCAATTGCTGTATCTCCAATTTAACTTTTTAGCAAAACTATCTGCATTTACTAATCTTTGGCATGAACCATGTGCATTTTTGGTTTAGTTGGAGCACTAAAAGTTGAGGTAGTCAAGTCAGCTCGTTCCAATAAAATTCGTGGTGGTGCTCTTGGTGCCCGTATGAATCTTTTTGATCGATTTGCTAGAGTTGTCAAGGTGATATGTTTTACAATGTTTATAAATACGTATATGttttaatatgattttttttactaGGACTTTTTTGTTGAAATCATGGCTTCTAAGTAGTTTCattctttttctttcatttatgGTCCAATTCCAGTCATATGCCAATGCAGTCATAAGTTCCTTTGAAGATCCTGAGAAAATTTTGGATCAAACGGTGATTGAAATGAGTGATGACTTAACAAAGATGCGTCAGGCCACAGCACAAGTAAACTCCTTATTCTACTGTTGTTTGTTCTTCCTACATTCCCAAGTCCTTCTCTCACCcttctattgtttattttctttttggtatatcatgattttttttcttcatatattGCTAAAAAAAAGAGGGTTTCCGTGGTCGACTGTAGGTAACCTTTTATTAGCTTCTTGCATTCCAGTTATATTGTAGTTACATTGCTTTTGTAGTTTATCTAGTTATCTTTATTTACAATTGATCGTTTTTTTACCTTTGATCTTGTTAAGGTATTGGCATCTCAAAAGCGGTTGGAGAATAAGTACAAAGCTGCCCAACAAGCTTCTGAGGATTGGTACTGCAAGGAATAACTCTTCCTTTTAAGCTATATGCAAAGAATTTCTGACATTACATTGTATTGTCTTACTTAGGTACCGGAAGGCACAATTTGCCTTGGAGAAAGGAGATGAGGATCTTGCACGTGAAGCTCTAAAAAGGAGAAAATCTTTTGCAGTGAGTTCAGCATAATTTGCATAGTGGCATAGGCCTGGAAAATTGCATATATGTGTTTATTAAGCATTTAAACACCTCTTGCTCCTTTGCAGGATAATGCTAATTCTTTGAAAGCTCAACTCGATCAACAGAAAGGTGTTGTTGAAAATCTTGTCTCTAATACACGGGTAAGCTAATTTTGTTGTTTGTTATTGTTGACTTTATCAAGTGTAGCAACAGCTGTGAAAACTTCTCATGCAGTAGGGTTCTCTGAATTATACAAAATtctgttatttaaaaaaatttcaaaattaatcaaGGAACATATTTCTGATTGTCAGGTCTTTCTGTGTCATTCTTtctcactcttttttttttggtcCTTTTTTTTCATCTAATGGTTTGCCTACAATAGGGTTCTTTGTGTTTTTTCATGTTGTCAAAGATTTGAACAatgtctttatttttatttttttgtgttgtcAAAGAGTGGAACAATGaaaataattttactttttatttcttCTAAATCCCCTTCCCACTCTTTATGGGTCTGAATTGGAATTTGAGTAGAAGGCTAACACGACCAGGCTACAACAGCATGGGATTTGACCTTCAGCTTTGTTGATGAGTAATTATGCAGTTACTCATGATTTATCTACCTTATGTGATTAACTTTTTGCTAGCTTCTGGAGAGCAAGATACAGGAAGCAAGGTCAAAGAAAGATACCCTGAAAGCACGTGCACAGTCTGCAAAGTTTGTCTAAACAGCCCTTTCATGTTATATTATCTGTTgggattttttataatatttatagtaATTGTTACTTGCATGCTTCTTTAGGACTCAAACCAAAGTAAGTGAAATGTTGGGAAATGTCAATACAAGTAATGCTCTTTCTGCGTTTGAAAAGATGGAAGAGAAAGGTAAAGACTTCAGACTTTAGAAATCACTTGTTGAGCATACCTGTTAAGTTTGTCCTGGATTTTTGCTTTTATGACTGAAAACCCAGATCTATGTCTGCCCTGAAAGCATAAACAGCTTCAaccatttttttcttaaaaaaattccAAATCATAATCATAAGATTTCTGTCTATTTTTTTTGGTTTACTCACAAAATCTATAGATGAAAATGGTTTACAAACACACAGGAAACAATGCGTCTAAATCATAAGTTGACGATACTCTGTGTATgtgtttaaatatataaataaatgtatttatttataatcctgtgaatttttttttctgagTTTATAACAtgtaagatattttttgaaaagacAGCTATATCCTACATTTTTCTTCAGTGGGGGAGTTCATACTTGGTTAGCTAGTATGTGTTGTACGGTCTTGGAATGGTAGAATCCATTACATTGATGAGAGTTGTTTTAGAATATATTGGACCAATGGAGTTATATTTAGTTTTCCTTCTACATTTTTCTATGGTGAGGAGTTCGTGCATGGTTTGCTAGCATGTGTTGTACAATCTTATAATGATCGAGTCCATTGCTTTGATGAGACTTTCTTTAGACAATATTCGGCCAAAGAAGTTATTTTTAGCTTTCCATTTCTTTTGATATTCATTTTCATCTCAACAGTGATGGCAATGGAGTCCCAAGCAGAAGCTCTTGGTCAGTTAACTTCTGATGATCTAGAAGGAAAGGTAGCACTGCTTCTGTTTCTTACTTTGTCCAACTCGCTAttaaatcttatgcagttatataGTAGTCTTACGCTAAGATGTAATATATCAAGCAATTAGCTACATGGAAAATCAGTCTGAGGACTGGCAAATAAGCACTATACTGATTTTTAATCTTTTTGCAGTTTGCATTGCTAGAGGGCTCGTCAGTTGATGATGATCTAGCAAGCTTGAAGAAGGAACTTTCTGGCAGCTCAAAGGTATGATTTCCCATTTTGCATTTCAGTTAGGACAGTATAATCTTGAAATGATGATTTCCCATTTTGCATTTCTTGTcgctttttgtttttttaatatgttttcaCTCTTTATTTATTAACAGAAAGGCGAACTTCCACCGGGAAGAAGTGTCAGTGCCAGCTCAAACACACCATACCCCTTTCGAGATGCTGAGATAGAGAGGGAGCTCAAGGAATTGAGACAGAAGGCTAAAGACTTCTAATTTTTATGTGCATTGATCAAAATATTGGTAGTCTACTCTCTACTCCCTACTACAAAAGGCAAATTCAAATTTTGCTTTAGTTTCAGCTGTTTTTTACATATTTGTATAGGGAAAGGACAAACAAAGCCCATCAGTTTGGTATTAGATTATAAAACCAAACTTGAATTAAATTGATTCTATGGTGTATGTAAGCAGCCTGAGCTTCATGCTTATGTAAACTAGCTTTTGGATTATGTATGACACCCCACAAAATGTATATTAAGATTAATTTTGacaatttctttgttcaaatatgGAATATGTGCCGCCACCAATGAGAGGaataatcatattattattatctaatattttttcTTGGTCTAAGTACTACTATTCTTACTTGAATATATATTAGCACAATTCAAGTGTTTTAGTTATAAAAACAAAGTATGCTTTGACTACTTGTTATGCAATTACAAGAGTCGGAGTACCACCGCCCATTGTTGACAGTCCTTGAGTTTGAGATCATTACCGAGATCATCATCAGAATTCAGGAGCCAACTTAGTAACTTCCTCTCGAACGGTTTTCATATTAGTCAAAACACAAGATCAACACCCACCCCAGTTGGTCAATTCAAATCTTCATTTTCACATCGACCTCATTGCCCTCCTACACAAAATGACAAAAAGAAAACCTTTCTTTGATAATGAACGGGGCAAATTGGTAAATTTGAAATGTTAAATTTTTCACAAATATGTAGCCCTTGACACATTCAACAGAACCCAGTTGCTTCCCCACTTTAAGCAACAAAACCAACCAAGTCCCCCTTTATAATATATTTCAACAAGCTCAAGCATGAATTTGACTTTTTCACACACCTTGGTCAACACGTAAGTAAAGCTCATTAAAGCCCACCAATCTAAACCATTTAATCTCTCTTCCCAAAACGCTATAAATACTCAACCACACTTTAAACTGATATCTCACACAAATCTACAACCaaacccaaaaaagaaaaaagaaaaagctcCCATTCCTTTCTTTTCTCGGCTCCCAAACAGAAAAACGAAGAACCCCAGAAAACATATATAAGAGATCTTTGATTTCGAAGATGAACttccaaaagaaaagtagtgttTTCATTGTTTTGATTGTTGTAACTTTGGTAGTGTTGAGCTGTGCCAAAGTAGAAGCGAGCAGAGTATTGTCAGAGGATTTTGGTAATAATCAGGTTCAGCTTCAGAAGTACTCGTCATCGTCGGTGCTGTACGAGAAGGCCAAGTTCACCATGGCTTTCTGGCTTGAACGCCTGGCTTCGGGCCCTAGCCCCAGAGGACCTGGTCACTAAATTTGACCAACATTATTCtgtctttatataaatatatattattttatttatatgatacaattttatttttttattgttatataaCTAGGATTATATACAATTGTAACACAAATTTTGTAAAGACATATTAGATATACATTTGTTCATTTAATACTTGTTTCGATATGAAATGTCGTGAATGCATGGaaccatattatatatatatatatatgtttttattgatttaatttcgTTCAACCTATATTATATATAactaaatatgtatatatataatacgtATTCTCTCGTGGAAATGGCATAAATCCAAATCAGAGACATTGACATTAGTGCATATCGATCATAAAATATATGGCATCATTAGATTTGTCTCCATGTATCCTATAAATGAaagtgtatataaatatatatggtaGGTAAGATTATAGTAGTGATTACCTAAgtatatttttagtattttataCATTCCATAagctgcaattttttttttttacataatgtATATAATGTAGTTAAAAGTGACATTTCATAcatttttaagaaattcaaaataatatGTAAGTTAGcgaaattaagattaaaaaaatttgttgcaTTATTTCAATATTTATACGTGTATGCAACATGCTATTTGATTTGAATTATAATTTCGGTATCTtcaattatttagaattttttaaaaatttgcaagAAGTCCCTACAGCTATATTATATACcttcatataaaaaaatataattacaactTATTTATGTAtctaaaatactaaaaatacctaTAAGTAACTATCCAATAACTTTCCCATATATATTACGTATCTCTTCTCTCATATGTGGAAATGGAAGTGTGGCATTATTTGATTCCCAAGCAACCAAATGAGAAATATTGATAATTACTGTGGGTTTCAATTCTATTATATACTAATATGTACAATAATATAATATTCGAATTGAGtaggttattttttttaagtttaattttAATAACCTGCATCAAACAATTTGTTAGTTTCTAACTATATAACTTGGTTCATAATCATACTCTAATTACGTAAGACAATTACTAtgtataaataaacaaattattatcATAAATTTTTTAATTGTTCCAAACATTTATGTAGTACTTATAGAAGACCACTCAGTTAAGGTATTAGGAAATACAATAATAAGATcgttattatcatttatatatgcatatatatatatatatatgtgtgtgattctTTTTCTTTCAAAGCATATACCTCATGCATGTCCCAATTATATCTAGGCTAATTAAGTTGTGTGCACCGTACACCTtttcattaattattttatttatatattatatatttatttctcCACCAACTCCACAACAACCACGAAGGTTATGGTAagtatataacaaaaaaaaatatacatatttatatatatatatatatttatatgtggtAAGTAGAATTAGTTAGTTTAGTCGTAAGGCGTGCCTTTAAAaaatatcttctatataaaaaaatgggtagatgatcatttattttttgttttaacaattttttatttttttcggttaattttaatggaatattattatatttaacagaatattattatatttaaaaatggattgtaaacatgacttaaacttaaataaataaataattaaaaaataaaaatataatattttttaaaatatttttaaaaaataattatttaaacatataatatataatcttttgttgtcaaaactcgaacaaacataaacttaaacaaaaataaatttattaatttattaaaatatgatattttaaagatattttgtgataatttaaataattaaatcatatttatttaaaaaataataaatacatacatatcattttttttatcttataaatttgtgtgatagttttttTTATGAagtaattgaatttttttttcttcatcaaattcaccaacaTTACGAgatacattaaaaactaaaaaatagttgattaatttttattattaattttttaaaaatattattatattttatatataaattatgtatccttgtaaatatatatctatattaatgttgtatttatgtgtcatatatataaatattattgatataaatatttatatatactataaaactataattcatttcattatatatattaaaaaaaaaacagtatctgtctttattaaaattattattaatatttgcaactttaaaattaagcaaatgtgTATTACATGTTCTAAAAACACACTTTTTGGTGTACTAGAGATAAAATTCacgcaaatatatatatagcttCAAAATATCGTATAACATTGAACGTGGAAAATTAATAAGTCTACACTTATATataaatgttatattattatcattaattaatccATGATTTAATTTGGATAATACTAAGTacgtacgtttttttttttttttgacttttCAGGGCAGCCTCCCCGACATGTATGATGCTTCTCGAATTTTAGATCGAAAGGTAGGTTGCATAGATTTTTATTATGCACTTAGAGTTTGTGTAAAAAATTCATTGATTAATTAATGATTAAGTAATGATGGGTGCacttaaatatgtatataaatattataCATAATAACGTAGTTTAGGTtaatcaatcacatttattaaatcTGAGATTCATTATATTTATATCAATATGTGTAATGTTTGAGTACATATTTTTGGTGTACGTATCATTActcttaattaattaactatttatGAATTGATAAATACTaataccaaaaataaaacaaagagAGGGAAAACTTCACGTTTATTGCATAGGTTACTTACACGTAATTTCCTACTGTATATAGATCACTATTTAATCCctttataaagtttaaattaaactTGAGTACCTTAATTAACATATTTgaattaataatttataattatatctagtctattatataatataatatttgtatGTTTGTACATGTATATATACTAACCTCAGGTAGCTCAAGTGGTAAGGGCGGACTTGAGGATCTTACCCATCCCAGGTTCGACCCCCCACGAGCAAATAAATGCCTTCTTGGGGCCACTGGGGCAGTCTCCGGTTGAAAGCGCCAGGGCCTCGAGGGATTAGTGGGGGTGGGGCCCCTGATACCCTCGGTTACCAAAGTACAtgtatatatactaggtaaataTAACTTCCAATGTACTTTtctttagttttaaagttataaacatgtttattcaaacatgtatttgtTAGATTAAAATGAAATGTAGGCATATAaacaatcatatatatatgtaggcggaattaacatatagaatgaacatatacaaaaagaTGATCGAATATTGTATAAATCCAGTC
This genomic interval from Humulus lupulus chromosome 8, drHumLupu1.1, whole genome shotgun sequence contains the following:
- the LOC133796532 gene encoding peptidyl-prolyl cis-trans isomerase FKBP16-3, chloroplastic produces the protein MASSSSTLLLPLGKSPFDSSRGICSRKFPSVVVRCSNLELKASNCDEFKLSKRRREVIGLMFGASSLFVESFAANGAGLPPEDKPKLCDDACEKELENVPMVTTESGLQFKDIKVGNGPSPPVGFQVAANYVAMVPSGQIFDSSLEKGQVYIFRVGSGQVIQGLDEGLLSMKAGGKRRLYIPGSLAFPKGLTSAPGRPRVAPNSPVIFDVSLEYIPGLEFDEEE
- the LOC133796533 gene encoding membrane-associated 30 kDa protein, chloroplastic-like — translated: MAAKPHIFTGLTLASTPASSSCSNSLSLCVVKRPLTTSFFGAGVGALKVEVVKSARSNKIRGGALGARMNLFDRFARVVKSYANAVISSFEDPEKILDQTVIEMSDDLTKMRQATAQVLASQKRLENKYKAAQQASEDWYRKAQFALEKGDEDLAREALKRRKSFADNANSLKAQLDQQKGVVENLVSNTRLLESKIQEARSKKDTLKARAQSAKTQTKVSEMLGNVNTSNALSAFEKMEEKVMAMESQAEALGQLTSDDLEGKFALLEGSSVDDDLASLKKELSGSSKKGELPPGRSVSASSNTPYPFRDAEIERELKELRQKAKDF